One Castanea sativa cultivar Marrone di Chiusa Pesio chromosome 4, ASM4071231v1 DNA window includes the following coding sequences:
- the LOC142631719 gene encoding putative DNA glycosylase At3g47830 produces the protein MHKSRKRKQLELDRKPQSESGTKLTKDPYPTHTPPTREECIAVRDDLLALHGFPKEFAKYRRDENQIQLDDGDAKETVLDGLVKTVLSQNTTEVNSLRAFDSFKSAFPTWEDVLAAESKCLENAIRCGGLAPTKASCIKNILNCLLEKKGKLCLEYLRDLSVDEIKAELSQFKGIGPKTVACVLMFNLQLDDFPVDTHVFEIAKAIGWVPALADRNKTYLHLNQRIPNELKFDLNCLLYTHGKLCRKCTKKVGKQQRKESHEISCPLLNYCKNSLYEIKLINSI, from the exons ATGCACAAGTCCCGCAAAAGAAAGCAGCTGGAGCTTGATCGCAAGCCTCAGTCTGAGTCTGGAACCAAACTCACCAAGGACCCATATCCAACCCACACTCCACCCACCCGAGAAGAATGCATAGCCGTACGAGACGACCTCTTGGCCCTCCATGGCTTCCCCAAAGAGTTCGCCAAGTACCGCAGAGACGAGAACCAAATCCAACTCGATGATGGGGATGCCAAGGAGACTGTTTTGGACGGTTTGGTTAAAACTGTGCTCTCCCAGAACACCACGGAAGTTAATTCTCTGAGGGCTTTTGATTCTTTCAAGTCTGCTTTTCCCACCTGGGAAGAT GTCCTTGCTGCTGAATCAAAATGTTTAGAAAATGCCATAAGATGTGGAGGTTTAGCCCCAACTAAGGCTTCGTGCATTAAGAATATATTGAATTGTTTGCTTGAGAAAAAAGGCAAATTGTGCTTGGAGTACTTGCGAGATTTGTCAGTTGATGAAATTAAGGCTGAGCTATCTCAATTCAAAGGAATTGGCCCCAAAACG GTGGCTTGTGTTTTGATGTTCAATCTTCAGCTAGACGATTTTCCAGTGGACACACAC GTGTTTGAGATTGCAAAGGCCATTGGTTGGGTACCAGCTCTGGCTGACAGGAACAAGACATATCTTCATCTTAATCAGCGTATCCCAAATGAACTTAAGTTTGATCTTAACTGTCTTCTGTATACCCATGGTAAGCTCTGCCGTAAATGCACCAAGAAAGTGGGTAAGCAGCAAAGAAAGGAATCCCATGAAATCTCTTGTCCTCTCTTAAATTACTGCAAGAACTCTTTGTATGAAATCAAGTTAATAAATTCAATTTAA
- the LOC142631717 gene encoding alpha-mannosidase I MNS5-like isoform X3, which produces MRTGKATYWQLTSLQAFWPGLQVLVGDIAAANSSHREFFHVWEKFGVLPERYLLDHQMLHPTEKYYPLRPEWAESTFYLYQATKDSWYLKVGESIVNSLNLYTKVEGGFASVKDVTTMQLEDHQHSFFLTETCKYLYLLFDDSFLVDWNYIFTTEGHPLPVLRDLHDRLPESYIPTNWSFAQSEKQGGQVQCLCKSVLLMITNRLRVLATSLMLVPTTGVLLMKNVELIRLHADEGRAAWLGTVGCGCLCSTL; this is translated from the exons ATGAGAACAGGAAAGGCTACTTATTGGCAGCTTACAAGCCTTCAAGCATTTTGGCCCGGCCTGCAG GTTCTTGTTGGGGATATTGCAGCAGCTAATTCATCACACCGTGAGTTTTTCCATGTATGGGAGAAATTTGGAGTTCTACCTGAGAG GTATTTGCTGGACCATCAAATGTTGCATCCTACAGAAAAATATTATCCTTTGCGCCCCGAATGGGCAGAGTCAACATTCTACTTATATCAAGCCACCAAAG ATTCGTGGTACTTAAAAGTGGGTGAATCAATTGTTAATTCTCTTAATTTATACACCAAAGTGGAAGGGGGATTTGCAAGCGTTAAAGATGTGACAACTATGCAGTTGGAAGATCATCAGCATAGTTTTTTCCTCACTGAAAC GTGCAAGTATCTCTATCTTCTGTTTGATGATTCATTTTTGGTTGATTGGAATTATATCTTCACAACTGAGGGTCATCCCCTTCCAGTATTAAGAGATTTGCATGACAGGCTTCCAGAGAGCTATATTCCAACTAACTGGAGTTTTGCCCAG AGTGAAAAGCAAGGCGGGCAAGTGCAATGTCTTTGCAAGTCTGTCCTGCTAATGATAACCAACAGGTTGAGAGTGCTTGCCACATCACTGATGCTCGTGCCGACCACAGGTGTTTTACTGATGAAGAATGTGGAGTTGATTCGACTACATGCAGACGAAGGTCGTGCAGCATGGCTGGGTACTGTGGGCTGTGGTTGCTTGTGTAGTACCTTGTGA
- the LOC142631717 gene encoding uncharacterized protein LOC142631717 isoform X2, with product MDIYIYIYIYIYMRKFERQESVRSSDKELLGMEQSFEEKSSICEPAHKRYVCEFCLKEFSSSQAFGGHQNAHKKEKLKKKLMQLQGEGASFNVYLQPLQSHSSFIPGHSSPCFIDFSSCVPKITHRKESQIGLNSLDQDQNLYSGASRVFKPIAQASHGRFEQKNCGRQVVIKPFPSYVSKKSCQSLCIRLGLPNAAPLESRAIQFGKSKQFGVDSFYVYLFKVTFFLERRSFGECSIPLILQCRNILDSPWYHEADMRTGKATYWQLTSLQAFWPGLQVLVGDIAAANSSHREFFHVWEKFGVLPERYLLDHQMLHPTEKYYPLRPEWAESTFYLYQATKVEGGFASVKDVTTMQLEDHQHSFFLTETCKYLYLLFDDSFLVDWNYIFTTEGHPLPVLRDLHDRLPESYIPTNWSFAQSEKQGGQVQCLCKSVLLMITNRLRVLATSLMLVPTTGVLLMKNVELIRLHADEGRAAWLGTVGCGCLCSTL from the exons atggatatatatatatatatatatatatatatatatatgagaaaatttGAAAGGCAGGAAAGTGTAAGGTCCTCTGACAAAGAATTGTTAGGGATGGAGCAATCTTTTGAAGAGAAAAGTTCAATATGTGAACCAGCACACAAGAGGTATGTATGTGAGTTTTGTCTTAAGGAGTTTTCAAGCTCGCAGGCATTTGGAGGACACCAAAATGCCCATAAGAAGGAGAAGCTAAAGAAGAAACTAATGCAGCTTCAGGGAGAGGGGGCTAGCTTCAATGTTTACCTTCAACCTCTCCAAAGTCACAGTAGTTTCATTCCCGGTCATTCTTCCCCATGTTTCATTGACTTTTCTTCTTGTGTACCTAAGATAACACACCGCAAGGAGTCTCAGATTGGCTTGAATTCCTTGGATCAAGATCAAAACTTATACAGTGGTGCATCTCGAGTCTTCAAGCCGATAGCTCAGGCTTCTCATGGCCGTTTTGAACAAAAAAACTGTGGGAGACAAGTGGTCATCAAACCTTTTCCATCCTATGTTTCAAAGAAAAGCTGTCAGAGTCTGTGTATTCGATTAGGCTTGCCCAACGCAGCTCCTCTAGAATCGCGTGCTATACAGTTTGGGAAATCTAAACAGTTTG GGGTTGATTCATTCTATGTGTATCTATTCAAGGTCACATTCTTTTTGGAAAGGAGGAGTTTTGGAGAATGTTCCATTCCGCTTATCTTGCAGTGCAGAAATATTTTAGACAGTCCATG GTATCATGAAGCTGATATGAGAACAGGAAAGGCTACTTATTGGCAGCTTACAAGCCTTCAAGCATTTTGGCCCGGCCTGCAG GTTCTTGTTGGGGATATTGCAGCAGCTAATTCATCACACCGTGAGTTTTTCCATGTATGGGAGAAATTTGGAGTTCTACCTGAGAG GTATTTGCTGGACCATCAAATGTTGCATCCTACAGAAAAATATTATCCTTTGCGCCCCGAATGGGCAGAGTCAACATTCTACTTATATCAAGCCACCAAAG TGGAAGGGGGATTTGCAAGCGTTAAAGATGTGACAACTATGCAGTTGGAAGATCATCAGCATAGTTTTTTCCTCACTGAAAC GTGCAAGTATCTCTATCTTCTGTTTGATGATTCATTTTTGGTTGATTGGAATTATATCTTCACAACTGAGGGTCATCCCCTTCCAGTATTAAGAGATTTGCATGACAGGCTTCCAGAGAGCTATATTCCAACTAACTGGAGTTTTGCCCAG AGTGAAAAGCAAGGCGGGCAAGTGCAATGTCTTTGCAAGTCTGTCCTGCTAATGATAACCAACAGGTTGAGAGTGCTTGCCACATCACTGATGCTCGTGCCGACCACAGGTGTTTTACTGATGAAGAATGTGGAGTTGATTCGACTACATGCAGACGAAGGTCGTGCAGCATGGCTGGGTACTGTGGGCTGTGGTTGCTTGTGTAGTACCTTGTGA
- the LOC142631717 gene encoding alpha-mannosidase I MNS5-like isoform X1, with translation MDIYIYIYIYIYMRKFERQESVRSSDKELLGMEQSFEEKSSICEPAHKRYVCEFCLKEFSSSQAFGGHQNAHKKEKLKKKLMQLQGEGASFNVYLQPLQSHSSFIPGHSSPCFIDFSSCVPKITHRKESQIGLNSLDQDQNLYSGASRVFKPIAQASHGRFEQKNCGRQVVIKPFPSYVSKKSCQSLCIRLGLPNAAPLESRAIQFGKSKQFGVDSFYVYLFKVTFFLERRSFGECSIPLILQCRNILDSPWYHEADMRTGKATYWQLTSLQAFWPGLQVLVGDIAAANSSHREFFHVWEKFGVLPERYLLDHQMLHPTEKYYPLRPEWAESTFYLYQATKDSWYLKVGESIVNSLNLYTKVEGGFASVKDVTTMQLEDHQHSFFLTETCKYLYLLFDDSFLVDWNYIFTTEGHPLPVLRDLHDRLPESYIPTNWSFAQSEKQGGQVQCLCKSVLLMITNRLRVLATSLMLVPTTGVLLMKNVELIRLHADEGRAAWLGTVGCGCLCSTL, from the exons atggatatatatatatatatatatatatatatatatatgagaaaatttGAAAGGCAGGAAAGTGTAAGGTCCTCTGACAAAGAATTGTTAGGGATGGAGCAATCTTTTGAAGAGAAAAGTTCAATATGTGAACCAGCACACAAGAGGTATGTATGTGAGTTTTGTCTTAAGGAGTTTTCAAGCTCGCAGGCATTTGGAGGACACCAAAATGCCCATAAGAAGGAGAAGCTAAAGAAGAAACTAATGCAGCTTCAGGGAGAGGGGGCTAGCTTCAATGTTTACCTTCAACCTCTCCAAAGTCACAGTAGTTTCATTCCCGGTCATTCTTCCCCATGTTTCATTGACTTTTCTTCTTGTGTACCTAAGATAACACACCGCAAGGAGTCTCAGATTGGCTTGAATTCCTTGGATCAAGATCAAAACTTATACAGTGGTGCATCTCGAGTCTTCAAGCCGATAGCTCAGGCTTCTCATGGCCGTTTTGAACAAAAAAACTGTGGGAGACAAGTGGTCATCAAACCTTTTCCATCCTATGTTTCAAAGAAAAGCTGTCAGAGTCTGTGTATTCGATTAGGCTTGCCCAACGCAGCTCCTCTAGAATCGCGTGCTATACAGTTTGGGAAATCTAAACAGTTTG GGGTTGATTCATTCTATGTGTATCTATTCAAGGTCACATTCTTTTTGGAAAGGAGGAGTTTTGGAGAATGTTCCATTCCGCTTATCTTGCAGTGCAGAAATATTTTAGACAGTCCATG GTATCATGAAGCTGATATGAGAACAGGAAAGGCTACTTATTGGCAGCTTACAAGCCTTCAAGCATTTTGGCCCGGCCTGCAG GTTCTTGTTGGGGATATTGCAGCAGCTAATTCATCACACCGTGAGTTTTTCCATGTATGGGAGAAATTTGGAGTTCTACCTGAGAG GTATTTGCTGGACCATCAAATGTTGCATCCTACAGAAAAATATTATCCTTTGCGCCCCGAATGGGCAGAGTCAACATTCTACTTATATCAAGCCACCAAAG ATTCGTGGTACTTAAAAGTGGGTGAATCAATTGTTAATTCTCTTAATTTATACACCAAAGTGGAAGGGGGATTTGCAAGCGTTAAAGATGTGACAACTATGCAGTTGGAAGATCATCAGCATAGTTTTTTCCTCACTGAAAC GTGCAAGTATCTCTATCTTCTGTTTGATGATTCATTTTTGGTTGATTGGAATTATATCTTCACAACTGAGGGTCATCCCCTTCCAGTATTAAGAGATTTGCATGACAGGCTTCCAGAGAGCTATATTCCAACTAACTGGAGTTTTGCCCAG AGTGAAAAGCAAGGCGGGCAAGTGCAATGTCTTTGCAAGTCTGTCCTGCTAATGATAACCAACAGGTTGAGAGTGCTTGCCACATCACTGATGCTCGTGCCGACCACAGGTGTTTTACTGATGAAGAATGTGGAGTTGATTCGACTACATGCAGACGAAGGTCGTGCAGCATGGCTGGGTACTGTGGGCTGTGGTTGCTTGTGTAGTACCTTGTGA